The genomic interval AATGACATAGCTGGGCAAGACTATGTTTATGGAGTAACGGGTATTCCTGTTGAAGGAAACTCTAACGATCCTACCGACCCGGACTATGTTCAACTGAGCAGTATTTATATTGATGTAGATTATACAGGAACAGGAAGTAATGGTGGACAAAAAATGTCCTATGGCGATATCGAAATCTATTCCGATGCTGTTAACGATGCCAACTTCACTATTAGTCCTAACACTATTATTTGTCCGGGCGAATCTATACAGCTCAACGTAAGTGGTGGTGGCAATTACGAATGGAGTCCGTCTGCTACATTGGACGACAATACCTCGGACAGCCCAACTGCTAGTCCTACTGAAAATACCATTTATACTGTAACAGGAGAGGGAAGCTGTGGCGGTAGAGATACCGTTAGTGTGAGTATAAGTATTGATGATTTCACCTTTTCTTTAGGGCCCGATTTAGCTATATGTGAAGGCATAAGTGGAGTTTCTTTAGATGCTGGTAGTAGTGCTATAGCATACATATGGAATACTGGGCAAACCTCTCAAACCATTAGTGTAAACGATGAAGGAATATATAGCGTTAGTGTAACTAGCCCAGCCGGTTGCAATTATACAGACGAGGTATCTGTGGAAAATAAATTTTTACCCACAGTGCTATTTGGCACTCCTAATGACAATGCATGTCCGCCTGCCAAATTCACTTTGTTAGATGAGAGCATTCCACAAGTTGACGACCCTATTGTCGCTTGGAATTGGCAAATAAATAACCAAAACTATAACAATCCCTCACCCAATGTAGATTTACCAATTAGTGGCAGCTACAACGTCACTTTGGAAGTAACAACAGAATTGGGATGTGTGGCAACACTAAGTTTGGACGACTACCTAAGCGTTCACAATTTACCAAGCCCTAATTTTATTACTGAACCTGAAGAAATTAGTCAATGTGACAAGACCATTAAACTGATTAACTTCTCTACTGGTTACGATTCATTATCGTGGGACTTTGGCGATGGATTTGTAAGTGCCGAAGACACCAATTCAGAATACACCTATAATGAAGTTGGTAGCTACCTAATTAAATTGAATACTATTAATGAGTTCGGTTGTGAAGATCAATTCTATCGAGAAATTAATCCGATAGCCAGTATTCCGTTCTTTACGCCTAATGCCTTTACACCAGATGGCGATGAGCTGAACGAAACCTTTACGCCTCAATTGGGCTGTACAGATCAATTCGAATTTTGGGTAATGAACCGATGGGGCGAAGTGATATTCTATAGTAATGATGTCAATGTAGGGTGGGATGGAACCTATGAAAAGCAAATATGCCCAGTTGGTGTATACTCATGGAAGGCACGGTACAATGGGGCTAAAAACAACCAAATAAAACTGGGAGAAGTACACCTCATGAACTAAATCTCATTTTTGGATTTATTTATTTTTTTTTAAATTAGCTGATACTCGTACAATTTAGTATTACCCCTTAAACAACCTATTTAAATTACTTGTGTCATGAAAAAAATCTATCTATTCATAACTATTGTATGTATTTCCATTTCTACCAAATCCCAAAGTTGCTATGACCCTTACGAAGATTTTGTAGACCCCAACCCTACTACAAGCCTACTGCATACCAACAATACAACTGAAAAGAGCATCTACAACCTACAAGGGCAATTGCTGTGGCAAGGTCAAGACGAAAAAGTGGATGTCAGCCAATGGGAACAAGGGGTTTACCTTTTAAGAACTAAAGAAAAAACTTATCGGTGGATAAAAAATTAAAGTCTAGTTGTAAATGATTTTCTGGTATTCACGCATCTTTTTGGTAGGTTCTAAAATATCGTAACCCTGCCATAAGCTATCGTCAAACTGATTGACGTAAATGACTTTCATCTTTTTGTTCTCTTCAAAATTGATAAAGTCGTTTTCGCTAAGGCGGTCGTGAGATAAAACCAAAAATTCAAAAGATTTCTGGTTGCTAACTTGCACATCAATACCAGACTTGAGCTCCAATAAGGTTTTGTCAAAAAGTGGTCTTTTTCTCTTTTTCAATAGGGCTATTTTTCTATCTATACCAAAAGTTGATAGGTCTTTAAAAGAAAAATATTTGAGCTGATAGCTATCCTCTATTTTTTCAAAATAAACTGAAACCTTAAATTCCTGCTCAGTATAGTTAATTCCCATTAACTTAAAATTTGTGCCATGCTTCCCTTCAGCATATTGAAAATCGGCTCTGAGTAAAGCATAGGAAGATAAGCCTATGTACAATCGCCCCTCGTATTTTCCTTTATTTTTTGGGACAAAATCGATAATATAAATGTCTTCGCCATTCAGTCGTGTACCGCCTGCCAAAGTGAAGATATAACGAGAAGATTTGTGTAAAAAGTCCCACATGTCTTCGTTGTTGAATTCATAATCGTTCAAATCATAATACAAACCATTTGCAAAAGAACGTACTTCCATTTCATCTGCTGCCAAATTTAAGGTCGTATCAGCATAATCGAGATGCACTTTACCGCCTATAACT from Flavobacteriales bacterium carries:
- a CDS encoding gliding motility-associated C-terminal domain-containing protein; amino-acid sequence: MLNLNSILTFVCVTFFSVVSVAQPLTNGMGIITHWTGFSGEWDAFSIYETEDNASATLGQNWATNFNTPADPTVHDSWKGTNMGDVFGIAIDADKNVYFSATKAISSSGSTGTSAGVAGDGGVYKMDANTWIVTPFIFTGNGANEIPNQGNGLGNIAYDKWNNQLFVTNFEDGNIYRFDMSGNLLSTFDPFTANTTALGTFSGHGEALWGINIYGDSDGVKVYFSLWTEDNSLSDPSGDNNSVWSIDLDATGDFAGSETLCFALEDNTGSFMSGIVGASYPISDITFSSDGKMYVCEKVQGGWGAFGGWNDFFTPGAHSSRLFEYQKIGGVWTRTIKYAVGNYNTPNDADNTTGGVALGNRQLPNGEIECEKIIWASGDALRFAGYNDIAGQDYVYGVTGIPVEGNSNDPTDPDYVQLSSIYIDVDYTGTGSNGGQKMSYGDIEIYSDAVNDANFTISPNTIICPGESIQLNVSGGGNYEWSPSATLDDNTSDSPTASPTENTIYTVTGEGSCGGRDTVSVSISIDDFTFSLGPDLAICEGISGVSLDAGSSAIAYIWNTGQTSQTISVNDEGIYSVSVTSPAGCNYTDEVSVENKFLPTVLFGTPNDNACPPAKFTLLDESIPQVDDPIVAWNWQINNQNYNNPSPNVDLPISGSYNVTLEVTTELGCVATLSLDDYLSVHNLPSPNFITEPEEISQCDKTIKLINFSTGYDSLSWDFGDGFVSAEDTNSEYTYNEVGSYLIKLNTINEFGCEDQFYREINPIASIPFFTPNAFTPDGDELNETFTPQLGCTDQFEFWVMNRWGEVIFYSNDVNVGWDGTYEKQICPVGVYSWKARYNGAKNNQIKLGEVHLMN
- a CDS encoding T9SS type A sorting domain-containing protein — translated: MKKIYLFITIVCISISTKSQSCYDPYEDFVDPNPTTSLLHTNNTTEKSIYNLQGQLLWQGQDEKVDVSQWEQGVYLLRTKEKTYRWIKN